One genomic region from Phragmites australis chromosome 1, lpPhrAust1.1, whole genome shotgun sequence encodes:
- the LOC133928112 gene encoding uncharacterized protein LOC133928112 codes for MPARATNRLFVEFSSGSGCREAEPAAAVLCAPRPRRVQVHPCSADLILGPPPFLNNKKQKEGKTKAPEVEIYGDDDGGWALFGGSPPARADNPLVHDPHFLLNQRPQTAALPDSPLELGIFDHPSRNNNSHRPTYISSSSSNTFAPSFAPAVRIQGFDVAACRSSHNGSGGRVLSARA; via the exons ATGCCTGCGAGAGCGACGAATAGGCTGTTCGTCGAGTTCTCCTCCGGCAGTGGCTGCAGGGAGGCAGAGCCGGCCGCGGCGGTGCTCTGCGCCCCTCGCCCGCGCAGGGTCCAGGTCCACCCTTGCAGCGCCGACCTCATCCTTGGCCCGCCCCCCTTCCTCAACAACAAGAAG CAAAAGGAAGGCAAGACCAAGGCCCCGGAGGTAGAGATCTACGGCGACGATGACGGCGGCTGGGCGTTGTTCGGcggctcgccgccggcgcgcgCGGACAACCCGCTTGTGCACGACCCTCACTTCCTGCTCAACCAGCGGCCCCAAACCGCCGCCCTCCCCGACTCGCCGTTGGAACTCGGGATTTTTGACCACCCGAGCCGCAACAACAACAGCCACCGCCCCACGTAtattagcagcagcagcagtaacACTTTTGCCCCGTCATTCGCGCCGGCCGTGAGGATCCAGGGGTTCGACGTCGCCGCGTGCCGGAGCTCCCACAACGGCAGCGGTGGCCGCGTGCTGTCCGCCCGCGCGTGA